In the genome of Flavobacteriales bacterium, the window CCATCAATAATTTCTATAGAATCTCTTTGTGCAGCAAAAGTTTGATCTTGCTCTGTAGCTAGTACTTCGAGGTAGTCTTTTTCTTTTAGTCGCTTTGCCGTCTCCTTTATTACTGCAAATGCTTCAGGTAGAATTTCCATTAACATTTCTTCGACAGCGGAAAGCTTGTTTTCCTCAATCTCGTCAATGTTATTGTATAGATCTTCTTTATCGAAGATAGATAGAGATTTATCCGTTTTAATGGTTTCCCGAATCTTGTCTATTTCGGCATCTTGAGATTTAACAGATTCTTTAATCCGTCCTTTAAACTCCGCAGTTTTATTTCTTAACTCGTCATCGCTAATACTTGCAAACTTTGCAGTTGCTTCATGGATGCTCTCCACATAAGGATCAAGTAATTTGATTTCCTTTTCGTATTTATTTCCGAATAGGTTATTAAGAAAGGAGGAGAAGGATGCCATTAAGATATTAGTTTACTGATTTAAATCGCGTCGCGAAACACAACCTTAAAAATAGCTGATTTAATGCTAGAAAGATCTAGCAAAGGGGAGAGGGGAGCTAAAGCAAGCTAATATTCTTCTTCGTTAAAAAGGAAGTCATCTTTGGTAGGATAGTCAGGCCAAATTTCTTCCATGCTTTCGTAGATATGTCCGTCTACTTCTTCTTCAATATCTTGTAAGTTTTCGATTACTTCCAATGGTGCGCCAGTTCTCATGGCAAAATCGATAAGTTCTTCTTTAGCCGCAGGCCAAGGTGCGTCTGATAAGAAAGAAGCTAATTCTAAAGTCCAATACATTCTTTATTTCTATTATATTTTATTCTGCTATTTTGCGCGAATATAAATATTAGAAACTGGGAATCCAAGGAATTTCTTTAGCACCGAAATCTTGAGTGAGTTTTCGTGATAGAACAAATAAATAATCGCTTAGTCGATTTAGATATTTAATCGAAAGGTTATTTGTTTTTTCTGTTTCCGACAATGTAATTACGCTTCGCTCAGCGCGCCTACAAACACCTCTTGCAATATGTGATTTAGAAACAGAAACGTTTCCTCCAGGCAGAACAAATTTTTTCATGGCGGGTAATTCTTTTTCCATCTCGTCAATTTCTTCTTCTAATGCGATTATGTGATCTTCTTGTATAAACGGGATCTTCATTTTGCTATTAGGGTCTGGTGAGGCAAGCATTGCTCCAATACAGAATAGGTCTTCTTGGATTTGAATAATTACGCTTTCAATATTGCCAGGTAATTGTTCGTCGCGAATGGCACCAACAAAAGAATTTAACTCATCAACATCTCCATAAGCTTGAATCCTAATGTTGTTTTTTTTAACGCGGATTCCACCTATCAAAGAAGTTTCTCCTTGATCCCCTTTTTTTGTGTAGACTTTCAAATTGATGTAATTTTTGTTCTTCTATGAAGGTACTATATATAGATTTAACTCAAAATCTAAGGACGTAATTCTCTTTGGATAGCTCCTTTTTAAAGAATATAATTCCGAAATAGAAAAGATCTAAGCTCAATTTAACTTCTTGTTTTGCAATAATAATATTCCAGGCTTCCTCCATTTCGTCTGACCAGTGAATATCGTCGAAAATAATAACGGAATCTTCATTTGTATTGGCTGCAATCTGCTCGAAGTATTTTAGTGTTGGTTCTTTTCGATGATTCCCATCTATAAAAGCAAGATCAATCAACGGGTTTTCGGCAAGAACCTTAGACAAGGTATCGTTAAAATTACCTTCAACAGTTTCTATATTTCTAGCATTCAGTTTATCAAAATTACCTTTTGCTACTTTGATTTTCTCTGGGCTACCCTCCATGGTTATAACCTTTGTAGTAGAAGATGGGATAGACATATACAAAGTACTGATCCCTAGCGAAGTGCCGAGTTCTAAAATAGTTTTCGGTTTTATGTAATTAACTAAACGGAAAAGCAACTGGCCATACTTAGGACTAATACTACTACTCTTTGCGATTTTTTTTATTGAATGTGTGTGTCCATTTCCGGTCTTCATACCCGCACCAAGGTCTAAAACCTCAATTGTTTTGTTTGAAGAAAGCAACTCGTTTCTTAATTTCTCAATTTGTTTAAAGGCATAAAAAGGAGTTTGATCTTTTACAACGTCTAAATAAAAGTTAAAAAGAAATGGGGAATGAATACCATGTTCATCTTTAGCTCGAAATAAATATTTGAGGTATTTAAGAATCATATAGTACTGGTGAACAATTCCTTTAGGAATCTTATTTTTAGCATTTAGAAATCAAAGTTAATTGTTATTTCACAACGAATTTTGTCATTGATGAATCAAAGATTAAAAATACTCTCAGGACCAGTTTTTGGTTTTCTCGCTTTCGTATTGATGGGTG includes:
- a CDS encoding DUF2795 domain-containing protein, whose product is MYWTLELASFLSDAPWPAAKEELIDFAMRTGAPLEVIENLQDIEEEVDGHIYESMEEIWPDYPTKDDFLFNEEEY
- a CDS encoding class I SAM-dependent methyltransferase, producing the protein MILKYLKYLFRAKDEHGIHSPFLFNFYLDVVKDQTPFYAFKQIEKLRNELLSSNKTIEVLDLGAGMKTGNGHTHSIKKIAKSSSISPKYGQLLFRLVNYIKPKTILELGTSLGISTLYMSIPSSTTKVITMEGSPEKIKVAKGNFDKLNARNIETVEGNFNDTLSKVLAENPLIDLAFIDGNHRKEPTLKYFEQIAANTNEDSVIIFDDIHWSDEMEEAWNIIIAKQEVKLSLDLFYFGIIFFKKELSKENYVLRF
- a CDS encoding cob(I)yrinic acid a,c-diamide adenosyltransferase, which produces MKVYTKKGDQGETSLIGGIRVKKNNIRIQAYGDVDELNSFVGAIRDEQLPGNIESVIIQIQEDLFCIGAMLASPDPNSKMKIPFIQEDHIIALEEEIDEMEKELPAMKKFVLPGGNVSVSKSHIARGVCRRAERSVITLSETEKTNNLSIKYLNRLSDYLFVLSRKLTQDFGAKEIPWIPSF